The Flavobacterium marginilacus genome window below encodes:
- a CDS encoding beta strand repeat-containing protein gives MSGSYNGTKSYTVNGFAIAGSTAVFNAPGTYVLGVKDDNGCEAFVNYTIEKQLLAVASLTKDLYCTAPVNAVINVTITDGVAPYSYQMYNGASAVGSLVTGVSGPGFTASAAAAGTYHFVITDANGASCTVTTNTVEVTDPSLAPPAFTTAQTNVSCAGSSDASIRVTPSSGTAPYAFALAGTGANHTGDTTGIYTGLQAGSYTITVTDAKGCTSGVTAAVVITEPVVLTATATASVNTTCSTAAVITVTGHDGTQTGTGTGYYYSFDNGVTYDVSDTFTVNDNGTIQTIMYAVKDANGCTTAPQPIVVNPLNKPTDLAFAVTTAPTCAAPASTVTLTASNGVGTLQYETIAPSAMIIGKQTSAVFAGLTAGDYTFQVTDANGCTYQEVYTVKAVTPIVIAGSVAVNVSCNALNGTDNNGSASFTVTGFSAAGNYTVAVSPALLASQITSSGDVITLTGLTAGTYTVTVTDNTTGCSDSDAVMLAAPAAITFTANASKVYCSQDITQITVSAVTGGTGVYTYAAVKAGLPAPLAGAYSTNAVLSADTDLADLSWDVYVKDANGCISAKVTVPVTFDAAPSITAPAGQCFAGTPLTADLSLVSGSYNGTKSYTVNGFAIAGSTAVFNAPGTYVLGVKDDNGCEAFVNYTIEKQLLAVASLTKDLYCTAPVNAVINVTITDGVAPYSYQMYNGASAVGSLVTGVSGPGFTASAAAAGTYHFVITDANGASCTVTTNTVEVTDPSLAPPAFTTAQTNVSCAGSSDASIRVTPSSGTAPYAFALAGTGANHTGDTTGIYTGLQAGSYTITVTDAKGCTSGVTAAVVITEPVVLTATATASVNTTCSTAAVITVTGHDGTQTGTGTGYYYSFDNGVTYDVSDTFTVNDNGTIQTIMYAVKDANGCTTAPQPIVVNPLNKPTDLAFAVTTAPTCAAPASTVTLTASNGVGTLQYETIAPSAMIIGKQTSAVFAGLTAGDYTFQVTDANGCTYQEVYTVKAVTPIVIAGSVAVNVSCNALNGTDNNGSASFTVTGFSAAGNYTVAVSPALLASQITSSGDVITLTGLTAGTYTVTVTDNTTGCSDSDAVMLAAPAAITFTANASKVYCSQDITQITVSAVTGGTGVYTYAAVKAGTFQCHWQELTALTLYFLQILILQIYHGMFM, from the coding sequence GTGTCTGGTTCTTACAACGGTACAAAATCCTATACTGTAAACGGCTTTGCCATTGCAGGTTCTACAGCTGTATTTAACGCACCGGGCACTTATGTGTTAGGGGTTAAAGACGATAACGGCTGTGAGGCATTTGTCAACTATACAATAGAGAAACAGTTACTTGCAGTGGCTTCACTGACCAAAGACCTGTACTGTACTGCACCGGTTAACGCGGTGATTAATGTTACTATAACAGACGGAGTTGCACCTTATTCATACCAGATGTACAACGGCGCATCGGCAGTAGGATCACTAGTTACAGGAGTATCAGGACCAGGCTTCACGGCTTCAGCAGCAGCAGCAGGTACGTATCATTTTGTAATCACGGATGCTAACGGAGCTTCCTGTACGGTAACTACTAATACAGTAGAGGTAACAGATCCATCATTGGCACCGCCAGCATTCACAACGGCTCAGACCAATGTAAGCTGTGCTGGAAGCAGTGACGCAAGCATTAGGGTAACACCGTCTTCAGGAACAGCGCCATATGCATTTGCATTGGCAGGAACAGGAGCAAATCATACGGGAGACACAACAGGAATCTATACAGGATTACAGGCAGGTTCTTACACCATAACAGTAACCGATGCTAAAGGCTGTACCTCAGGAGTTACAGCAGCAGTTGTAATTACAGAGCCAGTGGTATTGACAGCTACGGCTACGGCTTCAGTAAATACTACGTGCAGCACAGCTGCAGTTATTACCGTAACAGGTCATGACGGTACGCAGACCGGAACGGGAACTGGATACTATTACAGTTTCGATAACGGTGTAACTTATGACGTATCTGATACGTTCACAGTAAATGACAATGGAACAATCCAGACGATCATGTATGCGGTAAAAGATGCTAACGGATGTACAACAGCGCCACAGCCTATAGTTGTGAACCCGCTGAACAAACCGACCGATTTAGCCTTTGCCGTTACAACAGCACCGACATGTGCGGCACCTGCATCTACAGTAACTCTTACAGCTTCAAACGGTGTGGGAACATTACAGTATGAGACAATTGCTCCGTCGGCTATGATTATCGGCAAACAGACATCAGCTGTTTTTGCAGGTCTGACTGCCGGAGATTACACGTTCCAGGTAACAGATGCCAACGGCTGTACGTACCAGGAAGTATACACTGTTAAAGCTGTTACACCTATTGTAATAGCAGGATCAGTAGCGGTTAATGTTTCGTGTAACGCATTAAACGGAACCGACAATAATGGTTCTGCCTCATTCACAGTAACAGGCTTCAGTGCTGCAGGCAACTATACAGTGGCTGTTTCGCCAGCGCTTCTTGCTTCTCAGATCACCAGTTCAGGCGATGTAATTACCTTAACGGGTCTTACGGCAGGAACCTATACAGTAACGGTAACCGATAATACAACAGGCTGTTCCGACAGTGATGCGGTAATGCTTGCAGCACCTGCAGCGATTACTTTCACGGCTAATGCGAGCAAAGTATACTGTTCACAGGATATTACGCAGATCACAGTAAGCGCAGTAACAGGGGGAACAGGCGTTTACACTTACGCAGCTGTAAAAGCAGGCCTTCCAGCGCCATTGGCAGGAGCTTACAGCACTAACGCTGTACTTTCTGCAGATACTGATCTTGCAGATTTATCATGGGATGTTTATGTAAAAGACGCTAACGGCTGTATTTCTGCCAAAGTTACCGTACCGGTTACATTCGATGCAGCACCGTCGATTACTGCACCGGCAGGACAGTGTTTTGCAGGCACGCCATTGACAGCAGATTTAAGTTTAGTGTCTGGTTCTTACAACGGTACAAAATCCTATACTGTAAACGGCTTTGCCATTGCAGGTTCTACAGCTGTATTTAACGCACCGGGCACTTATGTGTTAGGGGTTAAAGACGATAACGGCTGTGAGGCATTTGTCAACTATACAATAGAGAAACAGTTACTTGCAGTGGCTTCACTGACCAAAGACCTGTACTGTACTGCACCGGTTAACGCGGTGATTAATGTTACTATAACAGACGGAGTTGCACCTTATTCATACCAGATGTACAACGGCGCATCGGCAGTAGGATCACTAGTTACAGGAGTATCAGGACCAGGCTTCACGGCTTCAGCAGCAGCAGCAGGTACGTATCATTTTGTAATCACGGATGCTAACGGAGCTTCCTGTACGGTAACTACTAATACAGTAGAGGTAACAGATCCATCATTGGCACCGCCAGCATTCACAACGGCTCAGACCAATGTAAGCTGTGCTGGAAGCAGTGACGCAAGCATTAGGGTAACACCGTCTTCAGGAACAGCGCCATATGCATTTGCATTGGCAGGAACAGGAGCAAATCATACGGGAGACACAACAGGAATCTATACAGGATTACAGGCAGGTTCTTACACCATAACAGTAACCGATGCTAAAGGCTGTACCTCAGGAGTTACAGCAGCAGTTGTAATTACAGAGCCAGTGGTATTGACAGCTACGGCTACGGCTTCAGTAAATACTACGTGCAGCACAGCTGCAGTTATTACCGTAACAGGTCATGACGGTACGCAGACCGGAACGGGAACTGGATACTATTACAGTTTCGATAACGGTGTAACTTATGACGTATCTGATACGTTCACAGTAAATGACAATGGAACAATCCAGACGATCATGTATGCGGTAAAAGATGCTAACGGATGTACAACAGCGCCACAGCCTATAGTTGTGAACCCGCTGAACAAACCGACCGATTTAGCCTTTGCCGTTACAACAGCACCGACATGTGCGGCACCTGCATCTACAGTAACTCTTACAGCTTCAAACGGTGTGGGAACATTACAGTATGAGACAATTGCTCCGTCGGCTATGATTATCGGCAAACAGACATCAGCTGTTTTTGCAGGTCTGACTGCCGGAGATTACACGTTCCAGGTAACAGATGCCAACGGCTGTACGTACCAGGAAGTATACACTGTTAAAGCTGTTACACCTATTGTAATAGCAGGATCAGTAGCGGTTAATGTTTCGTGTAACGCATTAAACGGAACCGACAATAATGGTTCTGCCTCATTCACAGTAACAGGCTTCAGTGCTGCAGGCAACTATACAGTGGCTGTTTCGCCAGCGCTTCTTGCTTCTCAGATCACCAGTTCAGGCGATGTAATTACCTTAACGGGTCTTACGGCAGGAACCTATACAGTAACGGTAACCGATAATACAACAGGCTGTTCCGACAGTGATGCGGTAATGCTTGCAGCACCTGCAGCGATTACTTTCACGGCTAATGCGAGCAAAGTATACTGTTCACAGGATATTACGCAGATCACAGTAAGCGCAGTAACAGGGGGAACAGGCGTTTACACTTACGCAGCTGTAAAAGCAGGTACTTTCCAGTGCCATTGGCAGGAGCTTACAGCACTAACGCTGTACTTTCTGCAGATACTGATCTTGCAGATTTATCATGGGATGTTTATGTAA
- a CDS encoding SprB repeat-containing protein codes for MLTAYGTGTTVDTAVLTSSIDVYVKDANGCEVKQTVSIGSENLPVINTPASQCYTGTAVSVTVSGTGTGTLSYSKDGITYQPSPTFSLTPGSYTLYVKDGFGCVDFKPYTVAPQLTLTASPAADTACTPNTTINLSANGGTGAYTYAVSSNGGVSYTTGISNPYITSAAGTYRFRVTDSASPACQAVSADVIVNTKATVLTLSTNKEDVKCKGDATGSITITPTSGKAPYTYSVTKGGTAVSATAVTAGLTAGTYDIVITDALGCTSASTAVVINEPATALSASAAAPATTTCSTSAVVTVSASGGTGAYTYSFNGGGFTSVNTYTVNDNGTSDQVIAYQVKDANDCTTVSQNITVKKLNPPTGITFTGLTPITCNSTTTGITLTSVGGAAPIAYTIVSGTTVNATGASSGIFTGLLPGNYVFEVKDANGCTKQASKTIDPSPAVAVSGVKTDEKCFGTADGTAVFTVTGASSTGNYTYVLSPSVAASQITKSGNTVTVTGLSSNSYTLTVTDSTTGCSASSNTVTVGAATAITFNVSGTKTNCSTTVSTLSITAITGGSPGYTYAYAASGSTVLTAYGTGTTVDTAVLTSSIDVYVKDANGCEVKQTVSIGSENLPVINTPASQCYTGTAVSVTVSGTGTGTLSYSKDGITYQPSPTFSLTPGSYTLYVKDGFGCVDWLYFCQSYRTGYIRCNTVDYCTGRTVFCRHAIDSRFKFSVWFLQRYKILYCKRLCHCRFYSCI; via the coding sequence GTGCTAACAGCATATGGAACAGGCACTACAGTAGACACAGCAGTCTTGACCAGCAGTATTGATGTCTATGTAAAAGACGCCAACGGCTGTGAAGTTAAGCAGACTGTTAGTATCGGATCAGAGAACCTTCCTGTGATTAACACACCTGCCTCACAATGTTATACTGGAACAGCGGTTTCAGTTACCGTTAGCGGAACAGGGACAGGGACACTGAGCTACAGTAAAGACGGAATCACTTATCAGCCGAGCCCGACATTCAGCTTAACACCCGGCAGTTATACTTTATACGTAAAAGACGGATTTGGCTGTGTGGATTTCAAGCCTTATACAGTTGCACCGCAATTGACCCTTACTGCCTCCCCGGCAGCGGATACCGCCTGTACTCCAAATACGACTATTAATTTATCAGCCAACGGGGGTACTGGCGCTTATACGTATGCAGTTTCCTCAAATGGCGGAGTTAGTTATACTACAGGAATATCTAATCCATACATTACATCTGCAGCAGGAACCTATAGATTTAGAGTTACTGACTCAGCATCACCAGCGTGTCAGGCAGTTTCAGCAGATGTAATTGTAAATACAAAAGCAACTGTCTTAACCTTAAGCACTAATAAAGAAGATGTTAAATGTAAAGGAGATGCCACAGGAAGCATCACAATTACACCGACATCAGGCAAAGCGCCGTATACGTACAGCGTTACTAAAGGAGGTACAGCAGTTTCAGCCACAGCAGTGACTGCAGGACTTACGGCAGGGACTTATGATATCGTAATTACCGATGCACTGGGCTGTACATCAGCATCCACAGCAGTTGTTATAAACGAGCCAGCCACCGCCTTATCGGCTTCAGCTGCAGCACCGGCTACAACCACCTGCAGCACGTCTGCTGTTGTAACAGTAAGCGCATCAGGGGGAACAGGAGCTTATACCTACAGTTTTAATGGAGGCGGCTTTACCTCAGTAAACACTTATACAGTAAATGACAACGGAACATCCGACCAGGTAATCGCTTACCAGGTAAAAGATGCTAACGACTGTACAACAGTATCCCAAAACATTACCGTTAAGAAATTAAACCCGCCTACAGGAATTACTTTCACAGGCCTTACTCCGATTACGTGTAATTCGACAACAACGGGCATTACCCTTACATCAGTTGGAGGAGCAGCTCCGATTGCTTACACGATAGTTTCAGGAACCACGGTCAATGCAACAGGCGCATCGAGCGGAATCTTTACAGGACTTCTTCCAGGGAACTATGTATTTGAAGTAAAAGATGCCAACGGCTGTACCAAGCAGGCATCAAAAACGATAGATCCGTCACCTGCAGTTGCAGTATCAGGAGTTAAAACAGATGAAAAATGTTTTGGCACAGCAGACGGTACGGCAGTATTTACAGTAACAGGCGCGAGCAGTACAGGAAACTACACTTATGTATTATCGCCATCAGTTGCTGCCTCACAGATAACAAAATCAGGAAATACAGTAACGGTAACAGGTCTGTCATCTAACAGCTATACCCTTACAGTTACCGATAGCACAACAGGCTGCAGTGCATCCTCAAATACAGTAACAGTAGGAGCAGCAACAGCTATAACCTTTAATGTTTCAGGAACAAAAACTAATTGCAGCACAACTGTTTCAACACTGTCCATTACAGCAATAACCGGCGGATCACCAGGCTATACTTATGCCTATGCTGCAAGCGGTTCAACAGTGCTAACAGCATATGGAACAGGCACTACAGTAGACACAGCAGTCTTGACCAGCAGTATTGATGTCTATGTAAAAGACGCCAACGGCTGTGAAGTTAAGCAGACTGTTAGTATCGGATCAGAGAACCTTCCTGTGATTAACACACCTGCCTCACAATGTTATACTGGAACAGCGGTTTCAGTTACCGTTAGCGGAACAGGGACAGGGACACTGAGCTACAGTAAAGACGGAATCACTTATCAGCCGAGCCCGACATTCAGCTTAACACCCGGCAGTTATACTTTATACGTAAAAGACGGATTTGGCTGTGTGGATTGGCTGTATTTCTGCCAAAGTTACCGTACCGGTTACATTCGATGCAACACCGTCGATTACTGCACCGGCAGGACAGTGTTTTGCAGGCACGCCATTGACAGCAGATTTAAGTTTAGTGTCTGGTTCTTACAACGGTACAAAATCCTATACTGTAAACGGCTTTGCCATTGCAGGTTCTACAGCTGTATTTAA
- a CDS encoding beta strand repeat-containing protein, whose protein sequence is MLTAYGTGTTVDTAVLTSSIDVYVKDANGCEVKQTVSIGSENLPVINTPASQCYTGTAVSVTVSGTGTGTLSYSKDGITYQPSPTFSLTPGSYTLYVKDGFGCVDFKPYTVAPQLTLTASPAADTACTPNTTINLSANGGTGAYTYAVSSNGGVSYTTGISNPYVTAAAGTYRFRVTDSASPACQAVSADVIVSTKATVLTLSTTKEDVKCKGDATGSITITPTSGKAPYTYSVSKGGTAVSATAVTAGLTAGTYDIVITDALGCTSASTAVVINEPSTALSASAAAPATTTCSTSAVVTVSASGGTGAYTYSFNGGGFTSVNTYTVNDNGTSDQVIAYQVKDANGCTTVSQNITVKKLNPPTGITFTGLTPITCNSTTTGITLTSVGGAAPIAYTIVSGTTVNATGASSGIFTGLLPGNYVFEVKDANGCTKQASKTIDPSPAVAVSGVKTDEKCFGTADGTAVFTVTGASSTGNYTYVLSPSVAASQITKSGNTVTVTGLSSNSYTLTVTDSTTGCSASSNTVTVGAATAITFNVSGTKTNCSTTVSTLSITAITGGSPGYTYAYAASGSTVLTAYGTGTTVDTAVLTSSIDVYVKDANGCEVKQTVSIGSENLPVINTPASQCYTGTAVSVTVSGTGTGTLSYSKDGITYQPSPTFSLTPGSYTLYVKDGFGCVDFKPYTVAPQLTLTASPAADTACTPNTTINLSANGGTGAYTYAVSSNGGVSYTTGISNPYVTSAAGTYRFRVTDSASPACQAVSADVIVSTKATVLTLSTTKEDVKCKGDATGSITITPTSGKAPYTYSVSKGGTAVSATAVTAGLTAGTYDIVITDALGCTSASTAVVINEPSTALSASAAAPATTTCSTSAVVTVSASGGTGAYTYSFNGGGFTSVNTYTVNDNGTSDQVIAYQVKDANGCTTVSQNITVKKLNPPTGITFTGLTPITCNSTTTGITLTSVGGAAPIAYTIVSGTTVNATGASSGIFTGLLPGNYVFEVKDANGCTKQASKTIDPSPAVAVSGVKTDEKCFGTADGTAVFTVTGASSTGNYTYVLSPSVAASQITKSGNTVTVTGLSSNSYTLTVTDSTTGCSASSNTVTVGAATAITFNVSGTKTNCSTTVSTLSITAITGGSPGYTYAYAASGSTVLTAYGTGTTVDTAVLTSSIDVYVKDANGCEVKQTVSIGSENLPVINTPASQCYTGTAVSVTVSGTGTGTLSYSKDGITYQPSPTFSLTPGSYTLYVKDGFGCVDFKPYTVAPQLTLTASPAADTACTPNTTINLSANGGTGAYTYAVSSNGGVSYTTGISNPYVTSAAGTYRFRVTDSASPACQAVSADVIVNTKATVLTLSTNKEDVKCKGDATGSITITPTSGKAPYTYSVTKGGTAVSATAVTAGLTAGTYDIVITDALGCTSASTAVVINEPAAALSASAAAPATTTCSTSAVVTVSASGGTGAYTYSFNGGGFTSVNTYTVNDNGTSDQVIAYQVKDANGCTTVSQNITVKKLNPPTGITFTGLTPITCNSTTTGITLTSVGGAAPIAYTIVSGTTVNATGASSGIFTGLLPGNYVFEVKDANGCTKQASKTIDPSPAVAVSGVKTDEKCFGTADGTAVFTVTGASSTGNYTYVLSPSVAASQITKSGNTVTVTGLSSNAIPLQLPIAQQAAVHPQIQ, encoded by the coding sequence GTGCTAACAGCATATGGAACAGGCACTACAGTAGACACAGCAGTCTTGACCAGCAGTATTGATGTCTATGTAAAAGACGCCAACGGCTGTGAAGTTAAGCAGACTGTTAGTATCGGATCAGAGAACCTTCCTGTGATTAACACACCTGCCTCACAATGTTATACTGGAACAGCGGTTTCAGTTACCGTTAGCGGAACAGGGACAGGGACACTGAGCTACAGTAAAGACGGAATCACTTATCAGCCGAGCCCGACATTCAGCTTAACACCCGGCAGTTATACTTTATACGTAAAAGACGGATTTGGCTGTGTGGATTTCAAGCCTTATACAGTTGCACCGCAATTGACCCTTACTGCCTCCCCGGCAGCGGATACCGCCTGTACTCCAAATACGACTATTAATTTATCAGCCAACGGTGGTACTGGGGCTTATACGTATGCAGTTTCTTCAAATGGCGGAGTTAGTTATACTACAGGAATATCAAACCCATATGTAACAGCAGCAGCAGGAACCTATAGATTTAGAGTTACTGACTCAGCATCACCAGCGTGCCAGGCAGTTTCAGCAGATGTTATTGTCAGCACAAAAGCAACTGTTTTAACCTTAAGCACTACAAAAGAAGATGTTAAATGTAAAGGAGACGCTACAGGAAGCATCACAATTACACCGACATCAGGCAAAGCGCCGTATACTTACAGCGTTAGCAAAGGAGGGACAGCAGTTTCAGCCACAGCAGTGACTGCAGGACTTACGGCAGGGACTTATGATATCGTAATTACCGATGCACTGGGCTGTACATCAGCATCCACAGCAGTTGTTATAAACGAGCCATCCACAGCTTTATCGGCTTCAGCTGCAGCACCGGCTACAACCACCTGCAGCACGTCAGCTGTTGTAACAGTAAGCGCATCAGGGGGAACAGGAGCTTATACCTACAGTTTTAATGGAGGCGGCTTTACCTCAGTAAACACTTATACAGTAAATGACAACGGAACATCCGACCAGGTAATCGCTTACCAGGTAAAAGATGCTAACGGGTGTACAACAGTATCCCAAAACATTACCGTTAAGAAATTAAACCCGCCTACAGGAATTACTTTCACAGGCCTTACTCCGATTACGTGTAATTCGACAACAACGGGTATTACCCTTACATCAGTTGGAGGAGCAGCTCCGATTGCTTACACGATAGTTTCAGGAACCACGGTCAATGCAACAGGCGCATCGAGCGGAATCTTTACAGGACTTCTTCCAGGGAACTATGTATTTGAAGTAAAAGATGCCAACGGCTGTACCAAGCAGGCATCAAAAACGATAGATCCGTCACCTGCAGTTGCAGTATCAGGAGTTAAAACAGATGAAAAATGTTTTGGCACAGCAGACGGTACGGCAGTATTTACAGTAACAGGCGCGAGCAGTACAGGAAACTACACTTATGTATTATCGCCATCAGTTGCTGCCTCACAGATAACAAAATCAGGAAATACAGTAACGGTAACAGGTCTGTCATCTAACAGCTATACCCTTACAGTTACCGATAGCACAACAGGCTGCAGTGCATCCTCAAATACAGTAACAGTAGGAGCAGCAACAGCTATAACCTTTAATGTTTCAGGAACAAAAACTAATTGCAGCACAACTGTTTCAACACTGTCCATTACAGCAATAACCGGCGGATCACCAGGCTATACTTATGCCTATGCTGCAAGCGGTTCAACAGTGCTAACAGCATATGGAACAGGCACTACAGTAGACACAGCAGTCTTGACCAGCAGTATTGATGTCTATGTAAAAGACGCCAACGGCTGTGAAGTTAAGCAGACTGTTAGTATCGGATCAGAGAACCTTCCTGTGATTAACACACCTGCCTCACAATGTTATACTGGAACAGCGGTTTCAGTTACCGTTAGCGGAACAGGGACAGGGACACTGAGCTACAGTAAAGACGGAATCACTTATCAGCCGAGCCCGACATTCAGCTTAACACCCGGCAGTTATACTTTATACGTAAAAGACGGATTTGGCTGTGTGGATTTCAAGCCTTATACAGTTGCACCGCAATTGACCCTTACTGCCTCCCCGGCAGCGGATACCGCCTGTACTCCAAATACGACTATTAATTTATCAGCCAACGGGGGTACTGGTGCTTATACGTATGCAGTTTCCTCAAATGGCGGAGTTAGTTATACTACAGGAATATCAAACCCATATGTAACATCTGCAGCAGGAACCTATAGATTTAGAGTTACTGACTCAGCATCACCAGCGTGCCAGGCAGTTTCAGCAGATGTTATTGTCAGCACAAAAGCAACTGTTTTAACCTTAAGCACTACAAAAGAAGATGTTAAATGTAAAGGAGACGCTACAGGAAGCATCACAATTACACCGACATCAGGCAAAGCGCCGTATACTTACAGCGTTAGCAAAGGAGGGACAGCAGTTTCAGCCACAGCAGTGACTGCAGGACTTACGGCAGGGACTTATGATATCGTAATTACCGATGCACTGGGCTGTACATCAGCATCCACAGCAGTTGTTATAAACGAGCCATCCACAGCTTTATCGGCTTCAGCTGCAGCACCGGCTACAACCACCTGCAGCACGTCAGCTGTTGTAACAGTAAGCGCATCAGGGGGAACAGGAGCTTATACCTACAGTTTTAATGGAGGCGGCTTTACCTCAGTAAACACTTATACAGTAAATGACAACGGAACATCCGACCAGGTAATCGCTTACCAGGTAAAAGATGCTAACGGGTGTACAACAGTATCCCAAAACATTACCGTTAAGAAATTAAACCCGCCTACAGGAATTACTTTCACAGGCCTTACTCCGATTACGTGTAATTCGACAACAACGGGTATTACCCTTACATCAGTTGGAGGAGCAGCTCCGATTGCTTACACGATAGTTTCAGGAACCACGGTCAATGCAACAGGCGCATCGAGCGGAATCTTTACAGGACTTCTTCCAGGGAACTATGTATTTGAAGTAAAAGATGCCAACGGCTGTACCAAGCAGGCATCAAAAACGATAGATCCGTCACCTGCAGTTGCAGTATCAGGAGTTAAAACAGATGAAAAATGTTTTGGCACAGCAGACGGTACGGCAGTATTTACAGTAACAGGCGCGAGCAGTACAGGAAACTACACTTATGTATTATCGCCATCAGTTGCTGCCTCACAGATAACAAAATCAGGAAATACAGTAACGGTAACAGGTCTGTCATCTAACAGCTATACCCTTACAGTTACCGATAGCACAACAGGCTGCAGTGCATCCTCAAATACAGTAACAGTAGGAGCAGCAACAGCTATAACCTTTAATGTTTCAGGAACAAAAACTAATTGCAGCACAACTGTTTCAACACTGTCCATTACAGCAATAACCGGCGGATCACCAGGCTATACTTATGCCTATGCTGCAAGCGGTTCAACAGTGCTAACAGCATATGGAACAGGCACTACAGTAGACACAGCAGTCTTGACCAGCAGTATTGATGTCTATGTAAAAGACGCCAACGGCTGTGAAGTTAAGCAGACTGTTAGTATCGGATCAGAGAACCTTCCTGTGATTAACACACCTGCCTCACAATGTTATACTGGAACAGCGGTTTCAGTTACCGTTAGCGGAACAGGGACAGGGACACTGAGCTACAGTAAAGACGGAATCACTTATCAGCCGAGCCCGACATTCAGCTTAACACCCGGCAGTTATACTTTATACGTAAAAGACGGATTTGGCTGTGTGGATTTCAAGCCTTATACAGTTGCACCGCAATTGACCCTTACTGCCTCCCCGGCAGCGGATACCGCCTGTACTCCAAATACGACTATTAATTTATCAGCCAACGGGGGTACTGGTGCTTATACGTATGCAGTTTCCTCAAATGGCGGAGTTAGTTATACTACAGGAATATCAAACCCATATGTAACATCTGCAGCAGGAACCTATAGATTTAGAGTTACTGACTCAGCATCACCAGCGTGCCAGGCAGTTTCAGCAGATGTAATTGTAAATACAAAAGCAACTGTCTTAACCTTAAGCACTAATAAAGAAGATGTTAAATGTAAAGGAGATGCCACAGGAAGCATCACAATTACACCGACATCAGGCAAAGCGCCGTATACGTACAGCGTTACTAAAGGAGGTACAGCAGTTTCAGCCACAGCAGTGACTGCAGGACTTACGGCAGGGACTTATGATATCGTAATTACCGATGCACTGGGCTGTACATCAGCATCCACAGCAGTTGTTATAAACGAGCCAGCCGCCGCCTTATCGGCTTCAGCTGCAGCACCGGCTACAACCACCTGCAGCACGTCTGCTGTTGTAACAGTAAGCGCATCAGGGGGAACAGGAGCTTATACCTACAGTTTTAATGGAGGCGGCTTTACCTCAGTAAACACTTATACAGTAAATGACAACGGAACATCCGACCAGGTAATCGCTTACCAGGTAAAAGATGCTAACGGGTGTACAACAGTATCCCAAAACATTACCGTTAAGAAATTAAACCCGCCTACAGGAATTACTTTCACAGGCCTTACTCCGATTACGTGTAATTCGACAACAACGGGCATTACCCTTACATCAGTTGGAGGAGCAGCTCCGATTGCTTACACGATAGTTTCAGGAACCACGGTCAATGCAACAGGCGCATCGAGCGGAATCTTTACAGGACTTCTTCCAGGGAACTATGTATTTGAAGTAAAAGATGCCAACGGCTGTACCAAGCAGGCATCAAAAACGATAGATCCGTCACCTGCAGTTGCAGTATCAGGAGTTAAAACAGATGAAAAATGTTTTGGCACAGCAGACGGTACGGCAGTATTTACAGTAACAGGCGCGAGCAGTACAGGAAACTACACTTATGTATTATCGCCATCAGTTGCTGCCTCACAGATAACAAAATCAGGAAATACAGTAACGGTAACAGGTCTGTCATCTAACGCTATACCCTTACAGTTACCGATAGCACAACAGGCTGCAGTGCATCCTCAAATACAGTAA